The genomic segment TGCCCACAGCGCCAGTACCCGCTTTTCGGCGACCGCCGCACGATAACGTGCCGCACCATACAGCTTCACACTCAGCCAGACTCGCAGTCCCGGAAAGCCTCTGGAGAGTTCCGGCCCGTACTGTGCCGGATCGTAGAACTCGTCCTGATTGTCCGGGAGATAGCCGGCCGTTGCCGAATGCACCGACCGCAGCGTGTTGCCATCACGCACCAGCAGCGCACCGGTTCCGTAGGGCAGGAACATGCCCTTGTGCGGGTCGAGCGTAAGCGAGTCGGCGCGTGACAGGCCGAGCAACAGCGGGCGCAGCTCGGGGCACATGTGAAAGAACGCGCCGTAGGCACCGTCCACGTGATGCCACACGTGTTCCTGCGCACAGACGTCCGCAATATCATCGAGCGGGTCCACGGCACCGGTGTTCGTGGTTCCGGCCGCGGACGCGACGAAGAACGGACGCAGCCCCTGCGCGCGATCGTGTGCAATCGCCGCCCGCAGTGCTGCCACATCCATACGGTACTCACGATCAACCGGAATCAGGCGCACGCGGTCGGCCGCGATGCCCGCCAGCTTGGCTGCCTTGTTGATGCAGTGATGGCCTTGGGTGGACGTGTACAGTGTGCCCGGCCGGATGTCGTCGCCCAACAGTCGCTCGCGGGCACACACGATGGCGTTGAACGTCGCCCCCGACCCGCCCGTGGTGAGCAACCCGGCCGTGCCAACGGGAAATCCCATCCAGTCTCGCAACCACTCCAGCACGTTGGCTTCCAATTGCACCAGCGCCGGTGCGGCCACCCACACGCCGGTGTACCGATTGGTCGTATCGGCAATGAAGTCGGCCAGCGCGGCCGGATACACGCCGCCACCGGGGATATAGGCGAGATAGCCCGGGCTCGGCGTGGTGAATGAGCGCGGGATCAGGTCGTTGAACAGCAGATCAAGCAGCGGTTCGAGATGTGTGCCCGCTTCCGGCACCGGTTCGCGCAGCGATCGACAGAGAGTGGCCGCGTCGACATCACCGCAACTGGGTTGAATTCCAATGGCCGCCAGGTGCGCGACCGAACGCGCCACCACGGCGTTCCCCATGGCCAGCATCTGGTCGGGAGAAAATTCCATGGCGGCCAGGTCGCCGGACGGCAGATCGGAAGACGTCATGAGGCGGGCGTCGGATTACTGCGCAGCCAGCATCGCC from the Gemmatimonadaceae bacterium genome contains:
- a CDS encoding aminotransferase class V-fold PLP-dependent enzyme, which produces MTSSDLPSGDLAAMEFSPDQMLAMGNAVVARSVAHLAAIGIQPSCGDVDAATLCRSLREPVPEAGTHLEPLLDLLFNDLIPRSFTTPSPGYLAYIPGGGVYPAALADFIADTTNRYTGVWVAAPALVQLEANVLEWLRDWMGFPVGTAGLLTTGGSGATFNAIVCARERLLGDDIRPGTLYTSTQGHHCINKAAKLAGIAADRVRLIPVDREYRMDVAALRAAIAHDRAQGLRPFFVASAAGTTNTGAVDPLDDIADVCAQEHVWHHVDGAYGAFFHMCPELRPLLLGLSRADSLTLDPHKGMFLPYGTGALLVRDGNTLRSVHSATAGYLPDNQDEFYDPAQYGPELSRGFPGLRVWLSVKLYGAARYRAAVAEKRVLALWAAERVTRIPGIVMDAAPQLSLFAFHLEGPTLTTQAARNVATETLVQRVTARGKVMITGCTVDGRYLARVCVLSFRTRMAEMETCVQHLADEAAGILSVA